A part of Anaeromyxobacter diazotrophicus genomic DNA contains:
- a CDS encoding AsmA family protein: MAKSPGRTLLKVVVGVVGALVVLVVALTLLLQTSAVTSRVKDLVVPRISAALGRDVTVEQAKLRIIPHARVALDGTTVAGRPGEPPLVKVEAFEVGLRLWPLLTSLGKDVQVSEIRLVRPIVNLVRAKDGTWNYEGLGGEAQAKAPPPEAKSSSGSSASVVVGHASISGGEVHYVDALAGANAAVAVSKIDLTADDVGLGHPLAAKISAALVNPEQNFQLDLHASTLPASLAALGPGQYPELTGQLALRGLDLARLRAFLPPSVTNLMSGGRVDASAKLATAEGKYHVDGQGKLSQVRLRGEPAQGGFDLHAAVDPATGAGTAALEKIALEGPGVNLGGRVAADLKPPRVRFAIAGPLLDLGQVMGLLPQQQQAKQEGPLLTAAQRKQVGALDVAGTIDIQKVVKGGLVANDFKASAVLDRGELVLRDAQARFFGGRVDAGGTRVDLSQADPKWNLKAKLEAVELGPALQSFAGAAPLAGKLDGALDLDGTGVDWAKLRQALTGRGALAVKQGELTTADLGGQVLGAVSKGLQAVGKGGLAGQVSGAAGKTQLRDLAASFTVKDGAMALAKPLSFGAPFGAAQLGGKIGLDGALALQGTANLSKQALQGLTGGTKLPLGNGLAVPLALGGTLSQPSVHVEAQQAVAGLVTGAAKQQVQQLQQNLQEKAKVQARKGLGDVLRGFGK, translated from the coding sequence ATGGCGAAGAGTCCTGGTAGAACCCTGCTGAAGGTCGTGGTGGGCGTCGTCGGCGCGCTCGTCGTGCTCGTGGTGGCGCTCACGCTGCTGCTCCAGACGAGCGCCGTCACCTCGCGGGTGAAGGACCTCGTCGTGCCGCGGATCTCGGCCGCGCTGGGCCGGGACGTCACCGTGGAGCAGGCGAAGCTCCGGATCATCCCGCACGCCAGGGTCGCGCTCGACGGCACCACCGTGGCCGGCCGGCCCGGCGAGCCGCCCCTCGTGAAGGTGGAGGCGTTCGAGGTGGGCCTGCGGCTGTGGCCGCTCCTCACCTCGCTGGGGAAGGACGTCCAGGTGAGCGAGATCCGGCTCGTGCGGCCGATCGTGAACCTCGTCCGCGCGAAGGACGGCACCTGGAACTACGAAGGGCTCGGCGGCGAGGCCCAGGCGAAGGCGCCGCCGCCCGAGGCGAAGTCGAGCTCGGGCTCCTCGGCGAGCGTGGTGGTGGGGCACGCCTCCATCTCCGGGGGCGAGGTCCACTACGTGGACGCGCTCGCCGGCGCGAACGCGGCGGTGGCGGTCTCGAAGATCGACCTCACCGCCGACGACGTCGGGCTCGGCCATCCGCTCGCGGCCAAGATCTCGGCGGCGCTGGTGAACCCCGAGCAGAACTTCCAGCTCGACCTCCACGCCTCGACGCTGCCGGCGAGCCTGGCAGCGCTCGGCCCCGGCCAGTACCCCGAGCTCACGGGCCAGCTCGCCCTGCGCGGCCTCGACCTCGCGCGGCTGCGCGCCTTCCTGCCCCCCTCGGTGACGAACCTCATGAGCGGCGGCCGGGTGGACGCCTCGGCCAAGCTCGCCACCGCCGAGGGCAAGTACCACGTGGACGGCCAGGGGAAGCTCTCGCAGGTGCGGCTCCGCGGCGAGCCGGCGCAGGGCGGGTTCGACCTGCACGCGGCGGTCGACCCGGCCACCGGCGCCGGGACGGCCGCGCTGGAGAAGATCGCGCTCGAGGGACCTGGCGTGAACCTGGGCGGCCGCGTCGCCGCCGACCTGAAGCCGCCGCGCGTCCGCTTCGCCATCGCGGGGCCGCTCCTCGACCTGGGCCAGGTCATGGGCCTCCTGCCGCAGCAGCAGCAGGCGAAGCAGGAGGGGCCGCTCCTCACCGCCGCGCAGCGCAAGCAGGTGGGCGCGCTCGACGTGGCCGGCACGATCGACATCCAGAAGGTGGTGAAGGGCGGCCTGGTCGCGAACGACTTCAAGGCCAGCGCCGTCCTCGACCGCGGGGAGCTCGTGCTGCGCGACGCGCAAGCGCGCTTCTTCGGCGGGCGCGTCGACGCCGGCGGCACCCGCGTGGACCTCTCGCAGGCGGACCCGAAGTGGAACCTCAAGGCGAAGCTCGAGGCGGTGGAGCTGGGCCCGGCGCTCCAGTCCTTCGCGGGCGCGGCGCCGCTGGCCGGCAAGCTCGACGGCGCGCTCGACCTCGACGGCACCGGGGTGGACTGGGCGAAGCTGCGCCAGGCGCTCACCGGGCGCGGCGCGCTGGCGGTGAAGCAGGGCGAGCTCACCACCGCCGACCTGGGCGGTCAGGTGCTGGGCGCCGTGTCGAAGGGGCTCCAGGCGGTCGGGAAGGGCGGCCTCGCCGGCCAGGTGAGCGGCGCCGCGGGCAAGACGCAGCTCCGCGACCTCGCCGCCAGCTTCACGGTGAAGGACGGGGCCATGGCGCTCGCGAAGCCCCTCTCCTTCGGCGCGCCGTTCGGCGCGGCGCAGCTCGGCGGCAAGATCGGCCTCGACGGCGCGCTGGCGCTCCAGGGGACGGCCAACCTGTCGAAGCAGGCGCTGCAGGGGCTCACCGGCGGGACCAAGCTGCCGCTGGGGAAC